The following nucleotide sequence is from Nocardioides eburneiflavus.
TGGAGCACGATGACCTCACCGGCCTCGGTCTCGCGCACGCGCAGCACCGCGATGGTGGTGCGCTGGCGCAGCGCGACGGTCACCACCGCCATCCGGTCGGCGTCCTTGAGGGCCTGGCGGAGCAGGGCGTACGGCTTGGCACCCGCGCCCTCGGGCTCGAGGTAGTAGGACTTCTCGAAGAGCAGCGGGTCGATCTGCTCGCGCGGCACGAACTTCTCCACCGCGATCTCGCGCGACGACGTCGACGGCAGCTCGGCCATGTCGTCGTCGGTGAGGATGACCATCTCGCCGTCCTCGGTCTCGTAGCCCTTTGCGATGTCGGCGTAGGCCACCTCCTCGCCGTCGAGGGAGCAGACCCGCTGGTACTTGATCCGCCCGCCGTCCTTGGCGTGCACCTGCCGGAAGGACACGTCGTGGCTCTCGGTGGCCGCGTAGAGCTTCACCGGGACACTGACCAGGCCGAAGGAGACGGCACCCTTCCAGATCGCGCGCATGCTCCGACGATAGCCGTCACGTCGGACACGCGTCTCCTGCAAAGGGATGACCTGGCCACGGGTGGTGGATGCCAGACTGCTCGCGTGCGTCCGATGCTCGCTAGCAAGACCGACCGCGTGCCCACCGGCGCGCAGTGGCTGCACGAGGTGAAGTGGGACGGCGTCCGCGTCCTGGTCGATGTGCGCGACGGCGTCGTACGCATGACGAGCCGCAACGACAACGACGTGACGCCCGCCTGGCCCGAGCTCAGCGACCCGCCGCTGGGGACGCGCGACCTGCTCGTCGACGGCGAGGTCATCGCGCTCAACGACCACGGGGTCCCCGACTTCCGCGTCCTCCAGCACCGCATGCACGTGCGCAACGCGCGCGAGGTCGCGCGCCTGGTGAAGTCGGTCCCCGCGACGCTGATGGTCTTCGACCTGCTCCGCCTCGACGGCGAGGACCTCACCGGCCGCCCGCTCGAGGAGCGTCGCGCGCTGCTGGAGGAGCTCCCGCTCGGCGACTCGACGTGGCAGGTGCCGGCGGCCTACGACGACGGCGACATGCTCTTCGCCGCCACCCTCCAACAGGGCCTCGAAGGGGTGGTCAGCAAGCGGCGCACGTCGCGCTACCGGTTCGACCAGCGCAGCGAGGACTGGCGCAAGCTCGCCCACCGCCACCGCGGGTCGTTCGTGGTCGGTGGCTGGCGCCCCCAGATCGGTACGCCCGACCGGCTGGCCGCGCTGCTCGTCGGCGAGATGACGCCCGACGGCCTGCTCTACCGCGGGCGGGTCGGGAGCGGCATCGCCGGCGCCACGAGCAGCCGGCTCGCCGCCCTGCTCACAC
It contains:
- a CDS encoding Ku protein, which translates into the protein MRAIWKGAVSFGLVSVPVKLYAATESHDVSFRQVHAKDGGRIKYQRVCSLDGEEVAYADIAKGYETEDGEMVILTDDDMAELPSTSSREIAVEKFVPREQIDPLLFEKSYYLEPEGAGAKPYALLRQALKDADRMAVVTVALRQRTTIAVLRVRETEAGEVIVLQTMMWPDEVRTPDFKVEVDDAKPQEVKMAHMLVETLAGDFDATEFEDDYAGAVEALVKSKIEGGEIKRTETSTKTSGEVVDLLAALQKSVAAAKTARGEDAGEVEPAKKTAAKKAPAKKTAAKKTAAKKTAEKKQAKKQAKKAS
- the ligD gene encoding non-homologous end-joining DNA ligase; protein product: MLASKTDRVPTGAQWLHEVKWDGVRVLVDVRDGVVRMTSRNDNDVTPAWPELSDPPLGTRDLLVDGEVIALNDHGVPDFRVLQHRMHVRNAREVARLVKSVPATLMVFDLLRLDGEDLTGRPLEERRALLEELPLGDSTWQVPAAYDDGDMLFAATLQQGLEGVVSKRRTSRYRFDQRSEDWRKLAHRHRGSFVVGGWRPQIGTPDRLAALLVGEMTPDGLLYRGRVGSGIAGATSSRLAALLTPLATDASPFADEVPRVDAAGTFWVEPRVVVDVDTHGLGYERLRQPSFQGVRDDLSPEDLT